The Streptomyces tendae genome has a window encoding:
- a CDS encoding ATP-binding protein, with product MADHLEASVTLPSDPASVAAARAHVAGALAEWGLPPDAELYDTVRLIVSELATNAVQHTFGQSPTFTVDVVLVREERVHIGVTDSHPRLPKRLPAAVQQDNGRGLVIIRWLTVEYGGRLRVRPTRQGGKTVAVELPWPGTTVTAQPTEAVTAAVQPEL from the coding sequence ATGGCAGACCATCTGGAAGCATCCGTCACTCTGCCGAGCGATCCCGCCTCGGTCGCCGCGGCGCGGGCCCACGTGGCCGGCGCGCTGGCGGAATGGGGGCTGCCACCGGACGCCGAACTGTACGACACGGTGCGGCTGATCGTCTCGGAACTGGCCACCAACGCGGTGCAGCACACCTTCGGCCAGTCACCCACGTTCACGGTCGACGTCGTCCTGGTCCGTGAGGAACGGGTGCACATCGGGGTGACGGACAGCCACCCGCGTCTGCCCAAGCGGCTGCCCGCCGCGGTCCAGCAGGACAACGGGCGCGGCCTGGTCATCATCCGCTGGCTGACCGTGGAATACGGGGGCAGGCTGAGAGTCCGCCCCACGCGTCAGGGCGGCAAGACCGTCGCCGTCGAACTCCCTTGGCCGGGGACCACGGTCACCGCCCAGCCGACGGAGGCGGTCACGGCAGCGGTGCAGCCGGAGCTCTGA
- a CDS encoding adenosylmethionine--8-amino-7-oxononanoate transaminase — MPEQSVAALLELDRRHVWHPYGPMPGRQEPLVVASASGVRLTLADGSGELVDGMSSWWSAIHGYNHPVLNEAAHDQLGRMSHVMFGGLTHEPAVRLAKLLVDMSPDGLEHVFLADSGSVSVEVAVKMCLQYWRSLGRPEKSRLLTWRGGYHGDTWHPMSVCDPEGGMHELWSGVLPRQVFADAPPGPYEEAYADHLREMIERHAGELAAVIVEPVVQGAGGMRFHSPAYLRVLREACDAHDVLLVLDEIATGFGRTGALFAAEHAAVSPDVMCVGKALTGGYLTMAATLCTARVAEGISRGEVPVLAHGPTFMGNPLATAVACASVELLLGQDWRAEVKRIESGLREGLAPAARLPGVRDVRVLGAIGVVQLDHDVDMTAATRAAVREGVWLRPFRDLVYTMPPYVTGDEDVARIARAVCAAAKEG, encoded by the coding sequence ATGCCTGAGCAGTCGGTCGCCGCGCTGCTGGAGCTCGACCGGCGGCACGTGTGGCACCCGTACGGGCCCATGCCGGGCCGTCAGGAACCGCTCGTCGTCGCGTCGGCGAGCGGGGTGCGGCTCACCCTGGCCGACGGTTCGGGCGAGCTGGTCGACGGCATGTCGTCCTGGTGGTCGGCGATCCACGGCTACAACCACCCGGTGCTCAACGAGGCCGCCCACGACCAGCTCGGGCGGATGAGTCACGTGATGTTCGGCGGGCTCACGCACGAGCCCGCCGTACGGCTGGCGAAGCTCCTTGTCGACATGTCGCCGGACGGCCTGGAGCACGTGTTCCTGGCCGACTCGGGGTCGGTGTCGGTCGAGGTCGCCGTGAAGATGTGCCTGCAGTACTGGCGTTCGCTGGGCCGTCCGGAGAAGTCACGGCTGCTGACCTGGCGGGGCGGCTACCACGGTGACACCTGGCACCCGATGTCGGTGTGCGACCCCGAGGGCGGGATGCACGAGCTGTGGTCCGGGGTGCTGCCACGCCAGGTCTTCGCCGACGCCCCGCCCGGCCCCTACGAGGAGGCGTACGCCGACCACCTGCGGGAGATGATCGAGCGGCACGCCGGTGAGCTGGCCGCGGTGATCGTGGAGCCGGTGGTGCAGGGCGCGGGCGGGATGCGGTTCCACTCCCCCGCGTATCTGCGGGTGCTGCGGGAGGCGTGCGACGCCCACGACGTGCTGCTCGTCCTCGACGAGATCGCGACCGGCTTCGGCCGTACCGGCGCCCTGTTCGCGGCGGAGCACGCGGCCGTGTCGCCGGACGTGATGTGCGTGGGCAAGGCGCTGACCGGCGGTTACCTCACCATGGCGGCGACGTTGTGCACCGCGCGGGTGGCCGAGGGCATCTCGCGCGGCGAGGTGCCGGTGCTGGCGCACGGCCCGACCTTCATGGGCAACCCGCTGGCGACGGCCGTCGCCTGCGCCTCCGTGGAGCTGCTGCTCGGCCAGGACTGGCGGGCGGAGGTCAAGCGGATCGAGTCCGGGCTGCGCGAGGGGCTGGCCCCGGCCGCCCGGCTGCCCGGGGTACGGGACGTCCGGGTGCTCGGCGCGATCGGGGTCGTCCAGCTGGACCACGACGTCGACATGACCGCGGCCACCCGGGCGGCGGTGCGGGAGGGCGTCTGGCTGCGTCCGTTCCGCGATCTGGTGTACACGATGCCGCCGTACGTCACGGGCGACGAGGACGTGGCCCGTATCGCCCGCGCGGTGTGCGCGGCGGCGAAGGAGGGATGA
- a CDS encoding urease subunit beta, with product MTPGEILFAEGPIVYNEGRETTRLTVLNAADRPVQVGSHYHFAEANPGLEFDREAARGKRLDVPAGTAVRFEPGIPAEVRLVPLAGTRTVPGLRGETGGALDA from the coding sequence GTGACACCCGGAGAGATCCTGTTCGCCGAGGGCCCGATCGTCTACAACGAGGGCCGCGAGACCACCCGGCTCACCGTCCTCAACGCGGCCGACCGGCCCGTGCAGGTGGGCTCCCACTACCACTTCGCCGAGGCCAACCCCGGCCTGGAGTTCGACCGGGAGGCGGCCCGCGGCAAGCGGCTCGACGTGCCCGCCGGCACCGCCGTACGGTTCGAGCCCGGCATCCCCGCCGAGGTACGGCTGGTGCCGCTGGCCGGGACGCGGACCGTGCCCGGGCTGCGCGGCGAGACGGGGGGCGCCCTCGATGCCTGA
- a CDS encoding urease subunit alpha: MPEISREAYADLFGPTTGDRVRLADTDLLIEIEEDRCGGPGRSGDEAVFGGGKVIRESMGQSTATRADGAPDTVITGAVVVDHWGVVKADVGIRDGRITGIGKAGNPDTMGGVHPDLVIGPETEVIAGNGRILTAGAIDAHVHFICPQIADEALASGITTLVGGGTGPAEGSKATTVTPGPWHLARMLAAMEAYPLNIGLLGKGNTVSQEALLSQVRGGAVGLKLHEDWGSTPAVIDAALTAADRTGVQVAIHTDTLNEAGFVGDTLAAIAGRGIHAYHTEGAGGGHAPDIMTVVSQPHVLPSSTNPTRPFTVNTVEEHLDMLMVCHHLNPAVPEDVAFAESRIRPSTIGAEDVLHDLGAISVISSDSQAMGRVGEVIMRTWQTAHVMKRRRGALPGDGRADNHRVRRYVAKYTINPAVAQGMAGEIGSVESGKLADLVLWEPKFFGVKPHLVLKGGQIAYAQMGDANASIPTPQPVLPRPMFGAIGRAPVANSVNFVAQEALDAGLPDRLGLGKRWAVIDSTRSVTKADMRENDALPDVRIDPDSFAVRIDGELVEATPAEELPLAQRYFLF, encoded by the coding sequence ATGCCTGAGATCTCCCGTGAGGCGTACGCCGACCTGTTCGGGCCGACCACCGGTGACCGCGTCCGGCTCGCCGACACCGATCTGCTGATCGAGATCGAGGAGGACCGCTGCGGCGGCCCCGGACGCTCCGGCGACGAGGCGGTGTTCGGCGGCGGCAAGGTCATCCGCGAGTCGATGGGGCAGTCCACCGCCACCCGTGCCGACGGCGCCCCCGACACCGTGATCACCGGCGCGGTCGTCGTCGACCACTGGGGTGTCGTCAAGGCCGACGTCGGCATCCGCGACGGCCGGATCACCGGCATCGGCAAGGCCGGCAACCCCGACACGATGGGCGGGGTCCACCCGGACCTGGTCATCGGCCCCGAGACCGAGGTCATCGCGGGCAACGGACGGATCCTGACCGCCGGGGCGATCGACGCGCACGTCCACTTCATCTGCCCGCAGATCGCCGACGAGGCGCTGGCCTCCGGCATCACCACCCTGGTCGGCGGCGGCACCGGACCCGCCGAGGGCTCCAAGGCGACCACCGTCACCCCCGGCCCCTGGCACCTGGCGCGGATGCTGGCGGCGATGGAGGCGTACCCGCTGAACATCGGGCTGCTCGGCAAGGGCAACACGGTGTCGCAGGAGGCGCTGCTGTCCCAGGTCCGGGGCGGCGCCGTCGGGCTGAAGCTGCACGAGGACTGGGGTTCCACCCCCGCCGTCATCGATGCCGCGCTCACCGCGGCCGACCGGACCGGCGTGCAGGTCGCCATCCACACCGACACCCTCAACGAGGCCGGTTTCGTGGGCGACACGCTCGCCGCGATCGCCGGACGCGGCATCCACGCGTACCACACCGAAGGCGCGGGCGGCGGGCACGCCCCGGACATCATGACCGTGGTCTCCCAGCCGCACGTGCTGCCCAGCTCCACCAATCCGACCCGCCCGTTCACCGTCAACACCGTCGAGGAGCACCTCGACATGCTGATGGTCTGTCACCACCTGAACCCGGCCGTACCCGAGGACGTGGCCTTCGCCGAGTCGCGGATCCGGCCGTCCACCATCGGCGCCGAGGACGTGCTGCACGACCTCGGCGCGATCTCGGTCATCTCCTCCGACTCCCAGGCGATGGGACGCGTCGGCGAGGTGATCATGCGGACCTGGCAGACCGCCCACGTGATGAAGCGCAGGCGTGGCGCGCTCCCGGGTGACGGCCGTGCCGACAACCACCGGGTGCGTCGCTATGTCGCCAAATACACCATCAACCCGGCGGTGGCCCAGGGCATGGCGGGCGAGATCGGCTCGGTGGAGAGCGGCAAGCTGGCCGATCTGGTGCTGTGGGAGCCGAAGTTCTTCGGGGTGAAGCCCCATCTCGTCCTCAAGGGCGGGCAGATCGCCTACGCGCAGATGGGGGACGCCAACGCGTCCATCCCGACCCCGCAACCGGTCCTGCCCCGGCCCATGTTCGGCGCGATCGGCCGGGCGCCCGTGGCCAACTCGGTCAACTTCGTGGCGCAGGAGGCCCTCGACGCGGGCCTGCCCGACCGGCTGGGCCTGGGCAAACGCTGGGCGGTCATCGACTCCACCCGCTCGGTGACCAAGGCGGACATGCGGGAGA
- the bioB gene encoding biotin synthase BioB — protein sequence MDLLNTLVDKGLRRETPTRAEALAVLATSDEELLDVVAAAGKVRRHWFGRRVKLNYLVNLKSGLCPEDCSYCSQRLGSKADILKYTWLKPDEASRAAAAGLAGGAKRVCLVASGRGPTDRDVDRVSDTIRTIKEQNEDVEVCACLGLLSDGQAERLREAGADAYNHNLNTSESTYGEITTTHTYADRVDTVRKAHAAGLSACSGLIAGMGETDEDLVDVVFSLRELDPDSVPVNFLIPFEGTPLAKEWNLTPQRCLRILAMVRFVCPDAEVRIAGGREVHLRTMQPLALHLANSIFLGDYLTSEGQAGKADLEMIADAGFEVEGAGEVTLPEHRAGGGCGSHASGGACGSQGDPGCGSHDGAEGGCGSHEGGGVCGTAPAAAPAASADEPRPDLVAVRRRGAGTDLAPNA from the coding sequence ATGGACCTGCTGAACACGCTGGTGGACAAGGGGCTTCGGCGCGAGACGCCGACACGGGCCGAGGCGCTGGCCGTCCTCGCGACGTCCGACGAGGAGCTGCTCGACGTGGTGGCGGCGGCCGGGAAGGTGCGCAGGCACTGGTTCGGCCGCCGGGTGAAACTCAACTATCTGGTCAACCTCAAGTCCGGGCTGTGCCCGGAGGACTGCTCCTACTGCTCGCAGCGGCTCGGCTCGAAGGCCGACATCCTCAAGTACACCTGGCTGAAGCCGGACGAGGCGTCCCGGGCGGCCGCCGCGGGCCTGGCCGGCGGTGCGAAGCGGGTGTGCCTGGTGGCCAGTGGGCGCGGTCCGACCGACCGTGACGTGGACCGGGTGTCCGACACCATCAGGACCATCAAGGAGCAGAACGAGGACGTCGAGGTGTGCGCCTGCCTGGGCCTGCTCTCCGACGGCCAGGCCGAACGGCTGCGCGAGGCGGGCGCGGACGCCTACAACCACAACCTCAACACGTCCGAGTCGACGTACGGGGAGATCACGACCACGCACACCTACGCCGACCGGGTGGACACGGTGCGCAAGGCGCACGCGGCCGGTCTGTCCGCCTGTTCCGGGCTGATCGCCGGCATGGGCGAGACCGACGAGGACCTGGTCGACGTCGTGTTCTCACTGCGCGAACTGGACCCGGACTCGGTTCCGGTCAACTTCCTGATCCCGTTCGAGGGCACCCCGCTCGCCAAGGAGTGGAACCTGACCCCGCAGCGCTGCCTGCGCATCCTGGCGATGGTGCGGTTCGTCTGCCCGGACGCCGAGGTGCGGATCGCGGGCGGCCGCGAGGTCCATCTGCGCACGATGCAGCCGCTCGCGCTGCACCTGGCCAACTCGATCTTCCTCGGCGACTACCTCACCAGCGAGGGCCAGGCCGGCAAGGCCGACCTGGAGATGATCGCGGACGCCGGCTTCGAGGTGGAGGGCGCCGGGGAGGTCACGCTGCCCGAGCACCGGGCGGGCGGTGGCTGCGGGTCGCACGCGAGCGGCGGGGCATGCGGATCCCAGGGCGACCCCGGCTGCGGGTCCCACGACGGCGCGGAGGGCGGCTGCGGCTCGCACGAGGGCGGCGGTGTCTGCGGAACGGCCCCCGCCGCCGCCCCCGCCGCCTCGGCCGACGAGCCGCGTCCCGACCTGGTCGCCGTGCGCCGCCGGGGCGCCGGAACGGACCTCGCGCCCAATGCCTGA
- a CDS encoding C40 family peptidase, protein MSALNRVPSLMARAGTAGALTLAAVGGSIAVPGAASEAAAATTGVKALKVAASKKGAPYAWGATGPNRFDCSGLTLYSFKKAGKKLPRTAAQQYNKSRHISKSSRKAGDLVFFHSGSYVYHVGIYAGNNKIWHAPKTGDVVRLQKIWTKSVWYGRVK, encoded by the coding sequence ATGAGTGCGCTCAATCGTGTCCCGTCTCTCATGGCCCGGGCCGGCACGGCCGGGGCCCTCACCCTGGCCGCCGTGGGCGGCTCCATCGCGGTCCCCGGAGCGGCCTCGGAGGCCGCGGCGGCGACCACGGGCGTCAAGGCCCTGAAGGTCGCGGCGTCCAAGAAGGGTGCGCCGTACGCGTGGGGTGCCACCGGGCCGAACCGGTTCGACTGCTCGGGCCTCACGCTGTACTCGTTCAAGAAGGCGGGCAAGAAGCTGCCCCGCACGGCCGCCCAGCAGTACAACAAGTCCCGGCACATCTCCAAGAGCAGCCGGAAGGCCGGGGACCTGGTGTTCTTCCACTCGGGCAGCTACGTCTACCACGTGGGGATTTACGCGGGTAACAACAAGATCTGGCACGCCCCGAAGACCGGGGACGTGGTGCGGCTGCAGAAGATCTGGACCAAGAGCGTCTGGTACGGCCGCGTGAAGTGA
- a CDS encoding ABC transporter permease, with translation MSPTSLPQHRRIAAVLVLVPILVALALWAFAWPAARTAPRDLPIGVAGPPAATAPLAQQLEERKGAFDLHRYPDEAAARDAIEDREVYGAVVVTGQGPKLLTASAASPAVAQLLQQAVEHRAAASGGKVVTEDVVPAAASDPRGAVLNTSVLPLALAGIGAGVAVTVLGLRGLAALAALAGSATLVGVVAAALAHSWLDALPGDRWAVAGTFALATLAVSGAVAGLAALLGRPGLGLGALLMMLLGNPFSGAASAPEMLPEPVGAIGQWLPPGAGVSLLRSVSFFDGAAAVGPALTLTWWAALGLGAVLVGHAVRGRTAPARETPEREPALAN, from the coding sequence ATGTCTCCCACCTCCCTGCCGCAGCACCGCCGGATCGCGGCCGTCCTGGTGCTGGTCCCCATCCTGGTGGCGTTGGCCCTGTGGGCCTTCGCCTGGCCTGCGGCCCGCACGGCGCCGCGGGACCTGCCGATCGGCGTCGCGGGCCCGCCCGCGGCCACCGCGCCGCTCGCGCAGCAACTGGAGGAGCGGAAGGGCGCCTTCGACCTCCACCGCTACCCGGACGAAGCCGCGGCCCGCGACGCGATCGAGGACCGCGAGGTGTACGGAGCGGTCGTCGTCACCGGGCAGGGCCCGAAGCTGCTGACCGCGTCGGCCGCGAGCCCGGCGGTGGCGCAGCTGCTCCAGCAGGCGGTGGAGCACCGGGCGGCCGCCTCCGGCGGGAAGGTCGTGACGGAGGACGTGGTGCCGGCCGCGGCGAGCGACCCGCGCGGGGCGGTGCTGAACACGAGTGTGCTGCCGCTGGCGCTGGCCGGGATCGGCGCGGGGGTGGCGGTGACGGTGCTCGGACTGAGGGGCCTCGCCGCGTTGGCCGCGCTGGCCGGCTCCGCGACACTGGTCGGCGTGGTCGCCGCCGCCCTCGCGCACAGCTGGCTGGATGCCCTGCCGGGCGACCGGTGGGCCGTGGCGGGCACCTTCGCCCTGGCCACGCTGGCCGTGAGCGGGGCGGTCGCAGGGCTCGCGGCCTTGCTCGGGCGGCCCGGTCTCGGGCTCGGCGCCCTCCTCATGATGCTGCTGGGCAACCCGTTCTCGGGCGCCGCCTCGGCACCGGAGATGCTGCCGGAGCCGGTCGGGGCGATCGGCCAGTGGCTGCCGCCGGGCGCGGGGGTGTCGCTGCTCCGCTCGGTGTCCTTCTTCGACGGGGCGGCGGCGGTGGGGCCCGCCCTCACCCTGACGTGGTGGGCGGCCCTGGGACTGGGCGCGGTACTGGTGGGCCACGCGGTGCGTGGGCGTACGGCACCCGCACGGGAGACACCCGAGCGTGAGCCGGCGTTGGCGAACTGA
- a CDS encoding urease subunit gamma, whose protein sequence is MQLTPHEQERLLIHVAADVAAKRRERGLKLNHPEAVALLTSHILEGARDGRTVAELMASGRKVLTRDDVMDGVPEMIPDVQVEATFPDGTKLVTVHDPIV, encoded by the coding sequence GTGCAACTGACCCCGCACGAGCAGGAGAGGCTGCTCATCCATGTGGCGGCCGACGTGGCGGCGAAGCGCCGCGAGCGCGGACTCAAGCTCAACCATCCCGAAGCGGTCGCGCTCCTCACCTCCCACATCCTCGAGGGCGCCCGCGACGGCCGTACCGTCGCCGAACTGATGGCGTCCGGGCGGAAGGTACTCACCCGGGACGACGTCATGGACGGGGTCCCCGAGATGATCCCCGACGTGCAGGTGGAGGCCACCTTCCCGGACGGCACCAAGCTCGTCACCGTCCACGACCCCATCGTCTGA
- a CDS encoding type II toxin-antitoxin system Phd/YefM family antitoxin, whose translation MAYEIPVTQARAELADLINRVVYGGERVVVTRHGKPLVALVSADDLRRLDELKDVPEGAEEPVISTVAGVREVASAPREHHRFGIAAEHRGPAPS comes from the coding sequence ATGGCTTACGAGATTCCGGTGACCCAGGCCAGGGCCGAGCTCGCCGACCTGATCAACCGCGTGGTGTACGGCGGCGAGCGGGTCGTCGTGACCCGGCACGGGAAGCCGCTCGTCGCCCTTGTCTCCGCCGATGACCTGCGACGACTCGACGAGCTGAAGGATGTGCCGGAGGGGGCGGAGGAACCGGTGATCAGTACGGTGGCGGGCGTACGCGAGGTCGCGTCCGCCCCTCGCGAACACCACCGCTTCGGCATCGCCGCGGAACACCGGGGCCCGGCCCCTTCCTGA
- a CDS encoding helix-turn-helix domain-containing protein, with translation MQHGPAVRRRKLGAELRALRTAAGLTSGDAARLAGWHQSKVSRIETGTSGVKPADVRLLLDVYGVDEPQLRELLLVLSGSGKGDGRDHWWHAYRGVLPPTYRDFISLESQASAMRTLETTVIPGLLQTPEYARAVTEAALEGASEERLDALVEVRLARQDVLRADPPLELNAVLDEAVLRREVGGPEVMSRQLDRLIEAARLPQVRLQVLPFSAGAHIGVTGPFVIFSFSRTSDLDVVVLDHLTSSHYLERKEDLRAYSEAFDALSTHALSPEESLDFIAGAAAGA, from the coding sequence ATGCAGCACGGTCCCGCGGTGCGCCGCAGGAAACTGGGCGCCGAACTGCGCGCGCTGCGCACCGCGGCGGGACTCACCAGTGGGGACGCGGCCCGGCTGGCAGGCTGGCACCAGTCGAAGGTGAGCCGCATCGAGACGGGCACGAGCGGGGTGAAACCGGCCGACGTGCGGTTACTGCTCGACGTCTACGGCGTGGACGAACCGCAGTTGCGGGAGTTGCTGCTGGTGCTGTCGGGCTCCGGGAAGGGCGACGGGCGGGACCACTGGTGGCACGCCTACCGGGGTGTACTGCCCCCGACCTACCGGGACTTCATCAGCCTGGAGTCCCAGGCGAGCGCGATGCGCACCCTGGAGACCACGGTGATCCCGGGACTGCTGCAGACCCCGGAGTACGCGCGTGCGGTGACGGAGGCGGCCCTGGAGGGTGCCTCGGAGGAGCGACTGGACGCGCTGGTGGAGGTACGGCTGGCCCGGCAGGACGTCCTGCGGGCCGATCCGCCGCTGGAGCTGAACGCGGTCCTCGACGAGGCCGTGCTGCGCCGGGAGGTGGGCGGCCCCGAAGTGATGTCCCGCCAGCTGGACCGGCTGATCGAGGCCGCCCGGCTGCCCCAAGTGCGCCTGCAGGTACTGCCGTTCAGCGCTGGCGCGCACATCGGTGTGACGGGTCCGTTCGTCATCTTTTCGTTCTCGCGCACATCTGACCTGGATGTGGTGGTTCTCGACCACTTGACGAGTAGTCACTACCTGGAACGGAAAGAAGACCTCCGGGCGTACTCGGAGGCCTTCGACGCCCTCTCGACGCACGCCCTGTCACCCGAGGAGTCGTTGGATTTCATCGCCGGCGCAGCGGCCGGCGCGTAA
- a CDS encoding 8-amino-7-oxononanoate synthase: protein MAFGWIDEQAEQRRSAGLVRTLRPRPADTPLLDLASNDYLGLARHPEVTEGAARAARTWGGGATGSRLVTGTTELHAELEHELADFCGFEAALVFSSGYAANLAAVTALAPHGSLVVSDAGNHASLIDGCRLARGVTQVVAHRDPDSVRKALDGHEGPAVAVSDTVFSVDGDAAPLVALAEACREHGAGLVLDDAHGLGVLGDGGRGAPHAAGVAGADDVVVTVTLSKSLGSQGGAVLGPARVIGHLVNAARTFIFDTGLAPAAAGAALAALRLLRREPGRAARAGAVARELHTRLTAAGLEAVRPDAAVVSVRAPSPEQAVRWAADCRAAGLSVGCFRPPSVPDGISRLRLTARADLSGAEIERAVRVIGDTRP from the coding sequence ATGGCGTTCGGCTGGATCGACGAGCAGGCGGAGCAGCGCCGCAGTGCCGGGCTCGTCCGCACCCTGCGCCCCCGGCCGGCCGACACGCCGCTCCTCGACCTCGCGAGCAACGACTACCTCGGGCTGGCCCGTCATCCCGAGGTCACCGAGGGGGCGGCCCGGGCCGCCCGGACCTGGGGCGGCGGCGCGACCGGCTCCCGCCTGGTCACCGGCACCACCGAGCTGCACGCCGAACTGGAACACGAACTGGCCGATTTCTGCGGGTTCGAAGCGGCCCTGGTGTTCTCCTCCGGCTACGCGGCCAACCTGGCCGCCGTCACCGCGCTGGCCCCGCACGGCTCACTCGTCGTCTCCGACGCGGGCAACCACGCCTCGCTGATCGACGGCTGCCGGCTGGCCCGGGGCGTCACGCAGGTGGTGGCGCACCGCGACCCGGACTCCGTACGCAAGGCGCTGGACGGCCACGAGGGCCCCGCGGTGGCGGTGTCGGACACGGTGTTCTCGGTGGACGGCGACGCGGCCCCGCTCGTCGCGCTGGCCGAGGCGTGCCGGGAGCACGGCGCGGGGCTGGTGCTGGACGACGCGCACGGCCTCGGGGTGCTCGGCGACGGCGGCCGGGGCGCCCCGCACGCGGCGGGCGTCGCGGGCGCTGACGACGTCGTCGTCACGGTGACGCTGTCCAAGTCGCTCGGCAGCCAGGGCGGCGCGGTGCTGGGTCCGGCCCGGGTGATCGGCCATCTGGTCAACGCGGCACGGACGTTCATCTTCGACACGGGTCTCGCGCCGGCGGCGGCGGGCGCGGCCCTGGCGGCGTTGCGGCTGCTGCGCCGCGAACCGGGGCGCGCGGCGCGGGCGGGAGCGGTGGCGCGGGAACTGCACACCCGGCTGACGGCCGCGGGTCTGGAAGCGGTACGTCCGGACGCCGCGGTCGTCTCCGTGCGCGCCCCGTCCCCGGAGCAGGCCGTGCGCTGGGCGGCCGACTGCCGGGCGGCCGGTCTGTCCGTGGGCTGCTTCCGTCCTCCTTCCGTGCCCGACGGCATCTCACGGCTCAGACTGACCGCCCGGGCGGACCTGTCCGGGGCGGAGATCGAACGCGCTGTACGGGTGATCGGCGATACGCGGCCATGA
- a CDS encoding DUF397 domain-containing protein — MPAPPRTIPSSLALRDVRWLRSSYSTGANNCVETARPATGPLAGLLAVRDSKAPDGPALLFSPDSWAEFVTAVR, encoded by the coding sequence ATGCCCGCACCGCCTCGGACCATCCCTTCCAGCCTCGCCCTGCGCGATGTGCGGTGGCTGCGCAGCAGCTACAGCACGGGGGCGAACAACTGTGTGGAGACGGCCCGGCCGGCCACCGGCCCCCTGGCCGGACTGCTCGCCGTGCGTGACAGCAAGGCCCCGGACGGGCCGGCGCTGCTCTTCTCCCCCGACAGCTGGGCGGAGTTCGTGACCGCGGTCCGCTGA
- a CDS encoding ATP-dependent Clp protease proteolytic subunit has translation MTRPSARHVLPEFTDRTASGHRTTDPYARLLEERIVVLGTRIDETAANDVTAQLMYLEHHSPDRDISLYVNSPGGPFHAMSALHDALTYVTCDVETVCLGRAEGTAALLLAAGTPGKRYVLPGSRLVLRQPALPEPVEGRASDLAVQADELNRIRVRTEEMLARHTGRPVQRVREDLERDTVLDARAAVDYGLADRIVPHHRAARPATGAR, from the coding sequence ATGACCCGACCGTCCGCCCGCCACGTCCTGCCCGAGTTCACCGACCGCACGGCATCCGGGCACCGGACGACGGATCCGTACGCGAGGCTGCTCGAGGAGCGGATCGTGGTCCTCGGGACGCGGATCGACGAGACCGCGGCCAATGACGTGACGGCCCAGCTCATGTACCTGGAGCACCACTCCCCCGACCGGGACATCTCGCTGTACGTCAACTCCCCCGGCGGCCCCTTCCACGCCATGTCGGCGCTCCACGACGCCCTGACCTACGTCACCTGCGACGTCGAGACGGTCTGCCTGGGCCGGGCGGAGGGCACCGCCGCGCTGCTGCTGGCCGCCGGCACCCCGGGCAAGCGCTACGTACTGCCCGGCTCCCGCCTGGTGCTCCGTCAGCCCGCCCTGCCGGAGCCGGTGGAGGGCAGGGCGAGCGACCTGGCCGTCCAGGCCGACGAGCTGAACCGGATCAGGGTCCGCACGGAGGAGATGCTGGCGCGGCACACCGGCCGGCCCGTGCAGCGGGTGCGCGAGGATCTGGAGCGGGACACGGTCCTCGACGCCCGGGCGGCGGTGGACTACGGCCTGGCGGACCGGATCGTGCCGCACCACAGGGCCGCCCGCCCCGCCACCGGCGCGAGGTGA
- a CDS encoding TetR/AcrR family transcriptional regulator: MARVSQEHLEARRRQILDGAAVCFARNGFHATSMQDVLKEVDLSAGAVYRYFSGKEELIEAIASEVLETVRGTLEQAAQESPPPTPDVMVPRALALMRQVRPATLETGEWLFPRLMIQVWTESTRTPALTAVLTEGYAKIREAWGAMAKSYKDAGLLPEDADVDAMARAMIALVQGFAAQMAIFGDIPPQVLAEGTRALMATGRTASPA, encoded by the coding sequence ATGGCTCGCGTCTCCCAGGAACACCTCGAAGCCCGCCGTCGGCAGATCCTCGACGGCGCCGCCGTCTGCTTCGCCCGCAACGGCTTCCACGCCACGTCGATGCAGGACGTGCTGAAAGAGGTGGACCTCTCCGCCGGTGCCGTCTACCGGTACTTCAGCGGCAAGGAGGAACTGATCGAGGCCATCGCCTCCGAGGTGCTCGAGACGGTGCGCGGCACCCTGGAGCAGGCCGCCCAGGAGAGCCCGCCGCCCACCCCCGACGTGATGGTCCCGCGCGCCCTGGCCCTGATGCGGCAGGTGCGGCCGGCGACCCTGGAGACGGGGGAGTGGCTGTTCCCGCGGCTGATGATCCAGGTGTGGACCGAGAGCACCCGCACCCCGGCGCTGACGGCCGTGCTCACCGAGGGCTACGCCAAGATCCGCGAGGCGTGGGGGGCCATGGCGAAGAGCTACAAGGACGCCGGCCTGCTGCCCGAGGACGCCGACGTCGACGCGATGGCCCGCGCGATGATCGCGCTCGTGCAGGGCTTCGCGGCCCAGATGGCGATCTTCGGTGACATCCCGCCGCAGGTTCTCGCCGAGGGCACACGCGCCCTGATGGCCACCGGCCGCACCGCCTCCCCCGCCTGA